The genomic region GGCAAAGCCGCCAACTCCACCTGAGCGCGGCAGCAGGGTCACCTTGTCGAGGGGATCGGCCTTCGGCACCAAGGTGGTGAGTAGGGCATGGCCCACCTCGTGGTAGCCAATCAAACGCTTTTTGGCACTGTCCTGCAGCGGTGCCGCCGTTAGGCCCATGGTGATGCGTTCGAGGGCACCGGCTAGGGCGTCGTCGTCGATCTCGCTCTGGTGATGGCGTGCCGTGAGGATGGCTGCCTCGTTGAGCAGGTTGGCCAGATCGGCGCCAGAAAAGCCCGGGGTGCGGCTAGCCCAGGCCGCAAGCGACACCGCTCCAGCCAGGGGGCGGCTGCGGGCATGCACCGCAAGGATCGCCTCGCGGCCGCGGCGATCCGGCAAGTCAATGGTGATGCGGCGGTCGAAGCGGCCGGGCCGCATCAAGGCGCTATCGAGCACATCAGGTCGGTTTGTGGCCGCCAGCAGAATTACGCCGGAGTTGTCTGCAAAACCATCCATCTCGGTGAGCAGCTGGTTGAGGGTCTGCTCCCGCTCATCGTTGCCGCCACCGATACCAGCACCTCGCTGGCGACCGACCGCATCTACTTCGTCGATGAAAATGATGCAGGGCGCTTTGGCTTTGGCCTTGCGAAATAGGTCTCGCACCCGACTGGCCCCAACCCCCACGAACATCTCAACGAATTCGGAGGCGGCCATCGAGAAAAACGGCACGCCCGCCTCGCCCGCAATGGCTCGGGCCAAAAGGGTTTTGCCAGTGCCTGGTGGGCCAACCAGCAGCACCCCTTTGGGGATCTTGGCGCCAACTGCGGTGAAGCGATCCGGCTCCTTCAAGAAGGTGACCACCTCCTGCAGCTCCTCCTTGGCCTCACCGATACCGGCCACATCCTCAAAGCGCACCGCCACGCCGCCCTCCTCCTGTAAGCGGGGCTTACTGCTGCCGAAGCCCATGGCCCGGTTGGCCACCTGGGCCGAGCGACGGATCAGGAGGGCAAGTCCAGCCAACAGCAACAGCACCAACAAGCCGTTAGCCACCAGACCAGCCGTGGCGCCATCAGCCCGGTCATCGCGCACGTTGAGGGGCACCTTCGCCTGCTCGGCGGTGCGCAAAAGCAGCTGGTCGTTACTGAATACCGGCACCGTGGCCTGGCGTCCGTCGTCGAAGCGCACCCGCACCTCCCGCTGCCGCAACGACAACTCCAGATCCTTGACCTTGCCCGCCCGCAGATCCCTCAGCAACTGGCTGTAGGAGGGAGCGGGGTTGCGAGTCGATAGTCCGTTCAACCGCATGGATTGCCCAATTGGAGGAATGCTGTCGCTCACTAGGTTCTTTCTTTGCACTGAGCTTAGCGATTTGACGAAAGGCCAGGCGACAACGGAAGATCTTGGTTTGATGTAGTGGGCCTGAATGGCTGTTCCTAAGAAGAAAACTTCCCAGGGCAAGCGCAATCAGCGCCATGCCACCTGGAAGGGCAAGGCGGCTGTGGCAGCTCAGAAAGCTCTTTCCATCGGTAAGGCGGTGCTGAGCGGCAAGGCCCAGGGCTTCATTTATCCGGTGGATGAGGAGGGCGACGACGGCGAAAGCTGATCGTCCCTAATACTCAACTACGACTCTGAGCTAACGCAGCTGCCGTCAATCCAGCGACGGCGGCTGTCCAGCACGGCGTAACCGCTGGCTAGCTCAAGCAGGGGATTCTGATAAAGGGATGGGGGTAGACAACAAAGGCTGGCACGCACCACGCGATCTAGCTCAGTCGCTGGCAACCAGGCTTCGCCGAGGCGGCGCTGTTTCGCCTCCGCCTGCAGGCGCCAACGGCGCGGCGACTGCCAGCTTTGGGGACGCAACAACCACAGTTGGGCGCAGCGCTGCCAAAGCGGCTGATAGGCCTCAAGAACTTGGTCCCAGTGGGGCAGCCAGTCCAGCTCCTCGGAGCTGAGCCCGGCCGGAGGCCGAATAGTGGCTAGGGCTTCCCTGCCCAGGGAGCGGCAACCGAGCAGCCAGCCCTCCAACAGCAATACCTCCGCTTCCACCAGCTCCTCAGCAGAGCGGTCACCCAGGCCATCCCGCAGGGTCTTGTCAAAACGAGGCAGCCGCAGGGCGCCGCCGGCCTGCCAGACGTCGAGACAGTCCAGCGCCAGGGCCACGTCATGACTGCCCGGCGGCACCCGTGATACGCCAAAAGGGTTGCCTTCAAGCGCTCGTTGCCGCTGCTCCCAGGGCAGGTAAAAGTCGTCGATTGAGGCCACTGCCAGCCCCAGCCCAAGGCCGGCGGCCCGTTGCTGTAGCACTCGAGCCATGGTGGATTTACCAGCGCCCACCGGCCCATTGAGGGCCAGCACCGCGCGCTGGCCCCTGGAGCCCAGCATCTGCAACTGGGCCAGCAGGGGTTCCACAAACCTGCGCTCTAGCTGGGAATCCATCAGGTGCCGAGCTTGAAAGCCTCAATCACTACTGCATACACCATGCCAATGCGCAGGTTGTCGACCAGCACCCAGCCAAGTCCGGGCGTGGCTCGAACCAATCGGCCGCGCACGCGCACGACCAACTCCACCAGCAGCACCATTGTCAGCACTGCCATCGGTCGCCCACCGGGGATCTGCAGCAGCACGTATGCGGTGATGTTGCTACCGGCGTAAAAGCCCAGCAGCAGGGCCAAAAGCACGCTGCTGCGGTGGCGCCAATTGCCACGCACATTGCCCAGCAGCTGGGCTCCTAGCCGCTCGATAGCCCGATTGAAGCGGGTGGGCTGCAGGTTCGAACGCGTCACGTTGGCGAATCCTCCAGCAAGGCCTGGACATAGGAGAGCGTGATCTGCCGGCCCTGACAAGCGGGCCCCCGCAGCACGGCTGCCCCGGCGCCCAACTGATCCACCACCGCCCGCGCCCGCGCAAAGCCCTGCAGCGGCTCCGCACTGCCGTAGTGACTAACTGTGAGCAGGCAGGCCAGTCCGGCGCTGGCGGCGGCCGCAAGACCATTGCCGGAATCTTCCAGGGCTAGGGCCGTGCTGGCGGGGTAGCCCAGCTGCTGCAGGGCCAGCCGGTAGGCCTCCGGATCGGGCTTCTTGCGAGCCACATCTTCGCCGCACACCCAGAAGGCGAAGTGGTGGCGGAGCCCCCCCAGCAGGTGCTCCGCCAGGGCCGTCACCGCGGCGCGACCGCTGGTGGTCACGATCACCTGGCTCAGGCCAGCCGAGCCAGCCGCAGCGATCAGCTCGACCACCCCGGGGCGCAGCCGCAACTCACCGGCGGCCACCAGAGCTGCGTAATGGTCTTGCTTGCGGGCCTGCAGCTCAGCGACCAACTCTGGCGGTGGCGGCTCGCCCAGCAGCTCCGCTAGGGCAGCAGTGATCCGCTCCCCGCCACCGCTGATGGCCAGCAGCTCGCCGTAGCGGGCGGCATCCCAATGCAGCGGCACACCAACGTCGGCAAAGGCCCGGTTGAAAGCCAAGCGATGGCCATCCCGCTCGGTCTCCGCCAGGGTGCCGTCGACATCCCAGAGCAGGGCTTGCAGGGCCATCAGCTGCTCGCACCAGGGCTTATCAGGCTAGGGCTCCTCGCTTCTGGGGGATGCGGCCTAGCCGCAGCTCCCGCACAATGACTTGGTCCCGGTTGTTATGTCGTTGCTGCCAGCCCTCCACGAGCAACGCTGGCACCTGCCCGCTCCATTGGCGCCTGGCGCCCTGAAGCCAGAGCCGGCCACCGATCCCCTGCCCGAACCGCTACTGGCGCTGCTCAGCCGCCGGGGCTTCACCACCCCTGAGGCCATCGCTGCCCTGCTGGATCCGGAGGCGGCACCGGCGGCCAGGCGCCACTTCCCCGACCTGGCCAAGGCCGTCGCGCGGCTGAAGCGCGCCTGCAGCCAGGGGGAAGCGGTGGCGATCTGCGGCGACTACGACGCCGACGGGATGACCAGCACGGCCCTGCTGGTGGGAGTGCTGCAGCGCCTTGGCGCCAGGCCGATCGCGGCGATCCCCAGCCGCATGGACGACGGCTACGGCCTCAACGCCGCCATGGTGGAGAAGCTGGCGGAGCAGGGGGTCGCCCTGCTGGTGACCGTCGACAACGGGGTGTCTGCCCTGGAGGCCCTGGAGCGGGCCCAAGCCCTTGGCGTCGAGGCGATCCTCACAGACCACCACACGATTCCCGATCCGCTGCCGCCGCACCATGCCCTGCTGCATCCCCAGCGCACCCCACCCGGATCCCCCTATCGGGGCCTGGCGGGGGTGGGGCTGGCCTATGTGCTGGCGGCGGCGCTCTGCCAAAGCCTGCGGTACACCGACGGCCAGCAGATTGCTCTCAATCTGTTTTGTATCGGCACGATCGCCGACATGGCTCCGCTGGTGGGGGTGAACCGGCGCTGGCTGATCGACGGCCTGCCCGAGCTGGGCCGCAGCCCCCTGGTGGGGCTCCAGGCCCTGCAACAGCTAGCTGGCCTCGACGAGACGCCCCTCGATGCCCAGGCGGTGGGCTTCCAGATCGCGCCGCGGATCAACGCCGTCGGTCGACTTGGAGATCCCCAGCTGGTCGTGGAGTTGCTCACCACCGAAGATCCAAGCCGGGCCCTGGCCCTGGCCCGCGATTGCGAAGCGCTCAACCGCCAGCGCCGCGACCTCTGCACCGCCATCGAAGCCGAGGCTCTGGCCCTGCTGGAGGCCGATGGTCCCCAGCGCCCGGCCTTCCTGCTGCTGGCCCAGAACCACTGGCACCACGGCGTGATCGGCATCGTCGCCGCCCGGCTGGTGGAGCGCTTCGGCCTGCCCGCCGCCCTGCTCGCTGGCGAGGGCAACGGCCGCCTGCGGGCCTCGGTGCGGGCGCCCCGGGGCTTTGCGGTGGACGGGGCCCTGCAGCAGTGCGCGCCCCTACTGGAGCGCTTCGGCGGCCACCCCGCCGCCGGGGGCTTCACCGTGCGCGCCGAGCAGGTGGCCGCCCTGCACGAGCAGCTCAACCAACTGGCCCAAACCTGGCTGCAGCAGGCAGGCCATGGCACCCCGGTAGAACCGGAAGCCCTGCTCAGCTTCGAGCAGATCAACCGCAGCTTTTACCGCCAGCTGCAACGGCTCGAGCCCTTCGGCATCGGCCACCCCCAGCCCGTGTTCTGGAGCCAGGGCTGCCAGGTGGCGGCCCAGAAGCTATTGCGCGGTGGCCAC from Cyanobium sp. Tous-M-B4 harbors:
- the ftsH gene encoding ATP-dependent zinc metalloprotease FtsH, whose amino-acid sequence is MRLNGLSTRNPAPSYSQLLRDLRAGKVKDLELSLRQREVRVRFDDGRQATVPVFSNDQLLLRTAEQAKVPLNVRDDRADGATAGLVANGLLVLLLLAGLALLIRRSAQVANRAMGFGSSKPRLQEEGGVAVRFEDVAGIGEAKEELQEVVTFLKEPDRFTAVGAKIPKGVLLVGPPGTGKTLLARAIAGEAGVPFFSMAASEFVEMFVGVGASRVRDLFRKAKAKAPCIIFIDEVDAVGRQRGAGIGGGNDEREQTLNQLLTEMDGFADNSGVILLAATNRPDVLDSALMRPGRFDRRITIDLPDRRGREAILAVHARSRPLAGAVSLAAWASRTPGFSGADLANLLNEAAILTARHHQSEIDDDALAGALERITMGLTAAPLQDSAKKRLIGYHEVGHALLTTLVPKADPLDKVTLLPRSGGVGGFARMMPDEEILDSGLISKAYLQARLVVALGGRAAELVVFGPAEVTQGASGDLDMVTRICREMVTRYGFSSLGPVALEGDGAEVFLGRDWLRSEPPYSRETGNRIDALVRELASSALDQAVALLQPRRALMDELVEMLIRDETIEGEAFRAVVTSHEAAHPQPPGSAVALKASGKADVEAAQVGV
- a CDS encoding 50S ribosomal protein L32 produces the protein MAVPKKKTSQGKRNQRHATWKGKAAVAAQKALSIGKAVLSGKAQGFIYPVDEEGDDGES
- a CDS encoding DUF565 domain-containing protein — encoded protein: MTRSNLQPTRFNRAIERLGAQLLGNVRGNWRHRSSVLLALLLGFYAGSNITAYVLLQIPGGRPMAVLTMVLLVELVVRVRGRLVRATPGLGWVLVDNLRIGMVYAVVIEAFKLGT
- a CDS encoding HAD-IA family hydrolase: MALQALLWDVDGTLAETERDGHRLAFNRAFADVGVPLHWDAARYGELLAISGGGERITAALAELLGEPPPPELVAELQARKQDHYAALVAAGELRLRPGVVELIAAAGSAGLSQVIVTTSGRAAVTALAEHLLGGLRHHFAFWVCGEDVARKKPDPEAYRLALQQLGYPASTALALEDSGNGLAAAASAGLACLLTVSHYGSAEPLQGFARARAVVDQLGAGAAVLRGPACQGRQITLSYVQALLEDSPT
- the recJ gene encoding single-stranded-DNA-specific exonuclease RecJ; translated protein: MSLLPALHEQRWHLPAPLAPGALKPEPATDPLPEPLLALLSRRGFTTPEAIAALLDPEAAPAARRHFPDLAKAVARLKRACSQGEAVAICGDYDADGMTSTALLVGVLQRLGARPIAAIPSRMDDGYGLNAAMVEKLAEQGVALLVTVDNGVSALEALERAQALGVEAILTDHHTIPDPLPPHHALLHPQRTPPGSPYRGLAGVGLAYVLAAALCQSLRYTDGQQIALNLFCIGTIADMAPLVGVNRRWLIDGLPELGRSPLVGLQALQQLAGLDETPLDAQAVGFQIAPRINAVGRLGDPQLVVELLTTEDPSRALALARDCEALNRQRRDLCTAIEAEALALLEADGPQRPAFLLLAQNHWHHGVIGIVAARLVERFGLPAALLAGEGNGRLRASVRAPRGFAVDGALQQCAPLLERFGGHPAAGGFTVRAEQVAALHEQLNQLAQTWLQQAGHGTPVEPEALLSFEQINRSFYRQLQRLEPFGIGHPQPVFWSQGCQVAAQKLLRGGHLQLELHQSEARLRAMGWRWQGETNLPALVDVAYRLRLDSWQGEERLQLELVGLRASAGGAFDGGEVVLQRHNRTYWCRREGAGLVVRNAAGDELTSAEGTSHDHPYVRALMQDAALALGLVA